One window of the Halorussus sp. MSC15.2 genome contains the following:
- a CDS encoding flippase activity-associated protein Agl23, with the protein MTADEKSADARRWLPDSVNAFGRTVGARTAAAVLGVTLLSLSLRFFALGSRVFHWDEGRVGYWILRYAENGIWEYHAVIHGPFLYHVNKYLFQLFGASDFVARVPIAVVSGLLPLTAWLFRERLRRVEMIAVGLFLAVNPVVLYYSRFMRNDVLLAAFMVYALAFYTRLFDTRKPRYLYIGTLMLALAFTTKENVLVYVVTWVGAAVLLFDHRLVLAARADDRKAFLRDRARRAWDALWHDWWALHLVLALVFFFAVVIFFYAPRAGPTSDPGLWKAFSNPGLFPAVIEEATVGSWESFVDKWGGGNESSYLSTFKSLGAVLWEGAAVLLALSVVGFVADRYVGDRPRDVVSFASYWGFVSVLGYPVIVENAFPWEVVHAVVPLAIPAGVGLAILVRWGSEAVADGDAVSATFAALLVLLLAGQVGATAVNSTYLHPADHYVDDAEQDENRLVQYGQPAAGIRPTLERVRYAAAHNDGTDVLYYGSDFYVANESENDRWAAGGGWYDRLPIPWYTEMYGAAVDSTTELDVVGSNPPPVVVARAGDRSQVAERLDGYRAFEEELTLWGSETVFFVDEDYLPSASGGGNVTDA; encoded by the coding sequence ATGACCGCAGACGAGAAGTCCGCGGACGCTCGGCGATGGCTCCCCGATTCCGTGAACGCGTTCGGTCGGACGGTCGGCGCGCGGACCGCGGCCGCCGTCCTCGGCGTGACCCTCCTGTCGCTGTCGCTCCGGTTCTTCGCGCTCGGTTCCCGGGTGTTCCACTGGGACGAGGGCAGGGTCGGCTACTGGATTCTGCGCTACGCGGAGAACGGCATTTGGGAGTATCACGCCGTCATCCACGGCCCGTTCCTCTACCACGTGAACAAGTACCTGTTCCAGTTGTTCGGCGCGAGCGACTTCGTGGCCCGCGTCCCCATCGCCGTGGTCTCGGGCCTGCTCCCGCTGACCGCGTGGCTGTTCCGCGAGCGACTCCGTCGGGTCGAGATGATTGCGGTCGGCCTGTTCCTCGCCGTCAACCCCGTCGTCCTCTACTACTCGCGGTTCATGCGCAACGACGTGTTGCTGGCGGCGTTCATGGTGTACGCGCTGGCGTTCTACACCCGGCTGTTCGACACCCGGAAGCCGCGATACCTCTACATCGGGACGCTGATGCTCGCGCTGGCGTTCACCACCAAGGAGAACGTGCTGGTCTACGTCGTGACGTGGGTCGGCGCGGCGGTCCTGTTGTTCGACCATCGTCTCGTGCTGGCCGCGCGCGCCGACGACCGGAAGGCGTTCCTCCGCGACCGCGCCCGCAGGGCGTGGGACGCTCTCTGGCACGACTGGTGGGCGCTCCACCTCGTCCTCGCCCTCGTCTTCTTCTTCGCAGTCGTCATCTTCTTCTACGCGCCGCGGGCCGGACCCACCTCCGACCCCGGTCTCTGGAAGGCGTTCTCGAATCCGGGGCTGTTCCCCGCAGTCATCGAAGAAGCCACCGTGGGGTCGTGGGAGTCGTTCGTCGATAAGTGGGGCGGCGGCAACGAGTCGTCGTACCTCTCGACGTTCAAGTCGCTCGGCGCGGTTCTCTGGGAGGGCGCGGCCGTCCTCCTCGCGCTGTCGGTGGTCGGCTTCGTCGCGGACCGATACGTCGGTGACCGGCCGCGAGACGTGGTGTCGTTCGCCAGTTACTGGGGGTTCGTCAGCGTCCTCGGCTACCCGGTCATCGTGGAGAACGCCTTCCCGTGGGAGGTCGTCCACGCCGTGGTCCCGCTGGCGATTCCCGCGGGCGTCGGTCTCGCCATCCTCGTCCGGTGGGGTTCGGAGGCCGTCGCCGACGGGGACGCCGTGAGCGCCACGTTCGCGGCCCTGCTCGTGTTGCTGCTCGCCGGGCAGGTCGGAGCCACCGCGGTCAACTCCACCTACCTGCACCCGGCCGACCACTACGTGGACGACGCCGAACAGGACGAGAATCGACTGGTCCAGTACGGCCAACCCGCGGCGGGCATCCGGCCGACCCTCGAACGGGTGCGCTACGCCGCGGCGCACAACGACGGTACCGACGTGCTCTACTACGGGTCGGACTTCTACGTCGCCAACGAGTCCGAGAACGACCGCTGGGCCGCGGGCGGTGGCTGGTACGACCGGTTGCCGATACCGTGGTACACCGAGATGTACGGCGCGGCGGTCGATAGCACCACGGAACTCGACGTAGTCGGGTCGAACCCGCCGCCCGTGGTCGTGGCGCGCGCCGGGGACCGCTCGCAGGTCGCCGAGCGACTCGACGGCTACCGCGCCTTCGAGGAGGAACTGACCCTCTGGGGGAGCGAGACGGTGTTCTTCGTGGACGAGGACTACCTCCCGTCGGCGAGCGGCGGGGGCAACGTGACCGACGCGTAG
- the ribH gene encoding 6,7-dimethyl-8-ribityllumazine synthase has translation MVSLGLVVSRFNREVTEQMEERANEAAADRGAEVVETLRVPGAYDAPLAADRLARRDEIDAVAVVGTIVTGDTDHDKVIADAAAKGLTDVSLDRDTPVTFGVSGPGMSGAEARERVDKGTEAVDAAVELAEEL, from the coding sequence ATGGTTTCCCTCGGTCTCGTCGTCTCGCGGTTCAACCGCGAGGTCACCGAACAGATGGAAGAACGCGCCAACGAGGCCGCCGCCGACCGCGGTGCCGAGGTGGTCGAGACGCTGCGCGTCCCCGGCGCGTACGACGCGCCGCTGGCGGCCGACCGCCTCGCCAGACGCGACGAAATCGACGCCGTGGCGGTGGTCGGGACCATCGTGACCGGCGACACGGACCACGATAAAGTCATCGCCGACGCCGCCGCGAAGGGCCTGACCGACGTGAGCCTCGACCGGGACACGCCGGTCACCTTCGGCGTGAGCGGTCCGGGCATGTCCGGAGCGGAGGCCCGCGAGCGCGTGGACAAAGGCACGGAAGCGGTAGACGCGGCAGTCGAACTTGCGGAGGAACTCTAA
- a CDS encoding pyridoxal phosphate-dependent aminotransferase, with amino-acid sequence MHFSDRIQRVEPSATLAISNLAAELEADGADVVDLSVGEPDFPTPENIVDAGQEAMDAGHTGYTSSNGIPELREAIAENLRGDGLDYEAENVIVTPGAKQALYETVQTLVDDGDEVVLLDPAWVSYEAMVKLAGGSLNRVDLAPHDFQLEPALDDLGEAVSDETELLVVNSPSNPTGAVYSDAALEGVRDLAVEHDVTVISDEIYQQITYGAEPTSLGTFDGMAERTVTVNGFSKAYSMTGWRLGYFAGPEELISEAGKLHSHSVSCATNFVQHAGVEALENTDDAIDEMVEAFAERREFLLDRLGEEGVEAPEPDGAFYLMMPVADDDQQWCEDALEEAHVATVPGSAFGAQGYARISYANSKERIGEAVDRLVDADLL; translated from the coding sequence ATGCACTTCTCAGACCGAATTCAGCGAGTCGAACCGAGCGCGACCCTCGCCATCAGCAACCTCGCGGCCGAACTGGAGGCCGATGGCGCGGACGTCGTGGACCTGAGCGTCGGCGAACCCGACTTCCCGACGCCCGAGAACATCGTCGACGCGGGACAGGAGGCGATGGACGCGGGCCACACCGGCTACACGTCCTCGAACGGCATCCCGGAACTCCGCGAGGCCATCGCCGAGAACCTTCGAGGCGACGGACTCGACTACGAGGCGGAGAACGTCATCGTCACCCCGGGCGCGAAGCAGGCGCTCTACGAGACTGTCCAGACCCTCGTGGACGACGGCGACGAAGTCGTCCTGCTCGACCCCGCGTGGGTCTCCTACGAGGCGATGGTCAAACTCGCGGGCGGAAGCCTGAACCGCGTGGACCTCGCGCCCCACGACTTCCAACTCGAACCCGCGCTGGACGACCTCGGCGAGGCCGTCTCGGACGAGACCGAACTGCTCGTCGTCAACTCGCCGAGCAACCCCACGGGCGCGGTCTACTCCGACGCCGCGCTGGAGGGCGTCCGCGACCTCGCGGTCGAACACGACGTGACCGTCATCAGCGACGAAATCTACCAGCAGATAACCTACGGCGCGGAACCGACCAGCCTCGGCACCTTCGACGGAATGGCCGAGCGCACGGTCACGGTCAACGGCTTCTCGAAGGCCTACTCGATGACCGGGTGGCGACTCGGCTACTTCGCCGGGCCGGAAGAGCTGATTTCGGAGGCCGGAAAGCTCCACTCCCACTCGGTCTCCTGCGCCACCAACTTCGTCCAGCACGCGGGCGTCGAGGCCCTGGAAAACACCGACGACGCGATAGACGAGATGGTCGAGGCGTTCGCCGAGCGCCGCGAGTTCCTGCTCGACCGCCTCGGCGAGGAGGGCGTCGAGGCCCCCGAACCTGACGGCGCGTTCTACCTCATGATGCCGGTCGCAGACGACGACCAGCAGTGGTGCGAGGACGCGCTGGAAGAGGCCCACGTCGCCACCGTCCCCGGCAGCGCCTTCGGCGCGCAGGGCTACGCCCGCATCTCCTACGCCAACAGCAAGGAGCGTATCGGCGAAGCCGTGGACAGACTCGTGGACGCAGACCTGCTGTAA
- a CDS encoding sugar porter family MFS transporter yields MSTTDTSGAGGAGRNRFIYVTAALAALNGLLFGFDTGIISGAFLYIKQTFVMSPLVRGIVVSGAMAGAAAGAALGGKLADRIGRRRLILLGAAVFFVGSFTMAVAPNVPVLVLGRLIDGVAIGFASIVGPLYISEIAPPKIRGALTSLNQLMVTVGILVSYFVNYAFADAGAWRWMLGAGMVPAVVLAVGMVKMPESPRWLFEHGRRDEAREVLERTREGSVEAELSEISETVEKQSGTGLGDLLQPWLRPALVVGLGLAVFQQVTGINAVMYYAPTVLESTGFGSATSILATVGIGVINVVMTVVAIALIDRVGRRVLLLVGVGGMVVTLAVLGAVFYLPGFSGALGWFATGSLMLYVAFFAIGLGPVFWLLISEIYPLSARGTAMGAVTVANWGANLVVSLTFPMLTANVGTSVTFWLFGAFSLAALVFTYYVVPETKGRSLEAIEADLRENVATTSVGDAASESPETGDD; encoded by the coding sequence ATGTCCACAACCGATACATCGGGTGCCGGCGGCGCTGGCCGTAACCGATTCATCTACGTCACCGCCGCGCTGGCCGCCCTCAACGGACTGTTGTTCGGATTCGACACGGGAATCATCTCCGGCGCGTTCCTGTACATCAAACAGACGTTCGTCATGTCGCCGCTGGTCCGCGGCATCGTGGTCAGTGGCGCGATGGCGGGTGCCGCGGCCGGGGCGGCGCTCGGCGGGAAACTCGCCGACCGCATCGGTCGCCGCCGACTCATCCTGCTCGGCGCGGCCGTGTTCTTCGTCGGGTCGTTCACGATGGCCGTCGCGCCGAACGTCCCGGTGCTCGTGCTGGGCCGACTCATCGACGGGGTCGCCATCGGCTTCGCGTCCATCGTCGGTCCGCTCTACATCTCCGAAATCGCGCCGCCGAAGATTCGGGGCGCGCTCACCTCGCTCAACCAACTCATGGTCACGGTGGGTATCCTCGTCTCCTACTTCGTGAACTACGCGTTCGCCGACGCGGGCGCGTGGCGCTGGATGCTCGGGGCCGGGATGGTTCCGGCGGTCGTCCTCGCTGTGGGGATGGTCAAGATGCCCGAGAGTCCACGCTGGCTCTTCGAACACGGTCGCCGCGACGAGGCCCGCGAGGTCCTCGAACGCACCCGCGAGGGGAGCGTCGAGGCGGAACTGTCCGAAATCTCCGAGACCGTCGAGAAACAGTCGGGCACGGGACTCGGCGACCTGCTGCAACCGTGGCTTCGCCCGGCGCTGGTCGTCGGTCTCGGACTCGCGGTGTTCCAGCAGGTCACTGGCATCAACGCCGTCATGTACTACGCGCCGACGGTCCTCGAATCGACCGGGTTCGGCAGCGCGACATCGATTCTGGCGACCGTGGGTATCGGCGTCATCAACGTCGTCATGACCGTCGTTGCCATCGCGCTCATCGACCGCGTCGGGCGGCGCGTCCTCCTGCTCGTCGGGGTCGGCGGGATGGTCGTCACGCTCGCCGTCCTCGGTGCCGTGTTCTATCTGCCCGGGTTCTCCGGGGCGCTGGGGTGGTTCGCCACCGGCAGTCTCATGCTGTACGTCGCGTTCTTCGCCATCGGTCTCGGGCCGGTGTTCTGGCTCCTCATCTCCGAGATTTACCCGCTGTCGGCCCGCGGTACCGCGATGGGGGCGGTGACGGTCGCCAACTGGGGTGCCAACCTCGTGGTCTCGCTGACGTTCCCGATGCTGACCGCCAACGTCGGCACCTCCGTCACGTTCTGGCTGTTCGGCGCGTTCAGTCTCGCCGCGCTGGTGTTCACCTACTACGTCGTCCCTGAGACCAAGGGTCGCTCGCTCGAAGCGATAGAGGCCGACCTCCGCGAGAACGTCGCCACCACGTCGGTCGGTGACGCGGCGAGCGAGTCGCCGGAAACCGGCGACGACTGA
- a CDS encoding nucleoside phosphorylase, translating to MTGDSEDPNDDVQYHLEVGEGDVADAVLLPGNPERIEKITQFWDSAEEMGHHREYRTVTGDYDGTPISVASTGIGSPSAAIAVEELARVGADTFLRVGSCGAIQPDMEVGDLVITTGGVRQEGTSDAYVREDYPAVADYEVVSALVAAAERLDYEYHTGITMSADSFYAGQGRPGFEGFEAAGSDELVEGLKNANVKNIEMEASAIMTLANIYGLRAGAVCSVFANRETGEFLTEGENRAAETASLAVKLLAQMDEVKEEAGVERWHPGLSLE from the coding sequence CGTGGCCGACGCCGTCCTCCTGCCCGGCAACCCCGAGCGCATCGAGAAGATAACCCAGTTCTGGGACTCTGCCGAGGAGATGGGTCACCACCGCGAGTACCGGACCGTCACGGGCGACTACGACGGGACGCCCATCAGCGTCGCTTCGACCGGCATCGGAAGCCCCTCGGCCGCAATCGCGGTCGAGGAGTTGGCCCGCGTCGGCGCGGACACCTTCCTCCGCGTCGGGTCCTGCGGCGCGATTCAACCCGACATGGAGGTCGGGGACCTCGTCATCACGACCGGCGGCGTCCGCCAAGAGGGCACGAGCGACGCGTACGTCCGCGAGGACTACCCCGCGGTCGCCGACTACGAAGTCGTCTCGGCGCTGGTCGCGGCCGCCGAACGCCTCGACTACGAGTATCACACCGGCATCACGATGAGCGCCGACAGTTTCTACGCCGGACAGGGACGCCCCGGGTTCGAGGGGTTCGAGGCCGCCGGGAGCGACGAACTCGTCGAGGGTCTCAAGAACGCGAACGTCAAGAACATCGAGATGGAGGCCAGCGCCATCATGACCCTCGCCAACATCTACGGGCTGCGGGCGGGAGCGGTCTGCTCGGTGTTCGCCAACCGCGAGACGGGCGAGTTCCTGACCGAGGGCGAGAACCGGGCCGCCGAGACGGCCAGCCTCGCGGTGAAGCTTCTGGCGCAGATGGACGAGGTGAAAGAAGAGGCGGGCGTCGAGCGGTGGCACCCGGGCCTGAGTCTGGAGTAA